The Aphanothece sacrum FPU1 genome includes the window CCATTGGCATCGAACTCCAACCAGTTGCTAAAGAGACATAATTATAACAATCTCCTCCAAATGCCGTACGTTTACAGACTTTTTGTAATTCTAACGCGATCGCTTGTTGACGTGGAGTGACAAACATTAGAGGGGTAGTAGAAGTTAAACAAGCATCTTTTATTTGACTGTCTATTTGTTGAGAATAAGGGTTCTCAAATACTTGTCCATTTAAGTAGGGAGAATGTCCTTTTATTCCTAACCATCTTTCTTGCAAAATAGGTTGATTAACACAGCCTAATAAGGTTATATTCTCGTCAAGATTAACTAATCCAATTAAAGTCCCAAAAATAGGTAAGCCTTTTACAAAAGAAGACGTTCCATCAATGGGATCAAGTACCCAATAATAACCATTTTGAGAAGGAATATTTTCTCCTTCTTCTCTAATGATACCATCTTGGGGAGCTTCTTTTCTAATTAGATCAACCATGGCATCTTCTGCTTCACGATCAGCAATAGTCACAATAGAAGATCGTTCAAAAATTTTCGTTTCAGTAACAAGGTTAGGTTGACGAAAATATTTTTTAATCACATCTCCTGATGCTTGGGCGAGTTTATTAGCTAATTTTATTTTAGTAGCTAATTGTTCATTTGTCATTTTTTAGGTTCCCAATTTCTTCTAAAAGACGATCAATTTGTGTATTTGTACCAATCGTGATTCTTACATAATTATTAATGAGAGGATGTTTAAAGTGTCTCACTAATACTTTTCGTTCTTTTAATTTAGTATAAAGGTCTAAAGCTGTCATCCATTGAGGAGAAGCAAGGACAAAATTAGAGTCAGAGTCAAATACTAAAAACTCTAGGTTTCTCAGAGAAGTAATGAGACGGTTACGAGTTTGACAAACTTGTTGCCAAATTTGCTGATAATAGTCTTGAAATTCAAACGCTTTAGCCCCTAAAAATTGAGCCAGACGATCTAAATTATAAGAATCTCTTACTTTATCCATTTGTTCAATAATAGCAGGAGAAGCAATGGCAAATCCGACTCGCATTCCGGCCAGACTATAACTTTTAGACATGGTACGAGAAATAATTACATTGTCATATTTATGAATAAAATCTAAGTGATTATCCTCAGAAAAATCTACATAAGCTTCATCAATTAAAACGACTCCTGTTGCTTCTTCACAAGTTTTTTCTAAATACTCTCTGTTAAGGTGTTTACCCACAGGAGGGTTAGGAGAAGCAAGAAAAATAAGCTTTGCTTCTGAACAAATAAGAGGTTGATCTAATTCAAGATTATGATTAAGAGAAATTTCAATAATGGATGACCCATGTACCCTAGCAATCGTATCATACAAAGAATAAGTTAAGTCTAAAAATGCAACGGTTTCTCCAGGATTAACAAATGTTCGTAAAGCAATATTTAAAATATCATCAGAGCCGTTTCCGGCTAGAATATTCTCAGGAGAAACACCAAAAACTTGAGCCGCAGCTTTTCGTAATTTGGTAGAAACAGGATCGGGATATAATCTAACTTTTTCTAATTCTTGTTGTAGTCCCTCGAAAATTTCTTGAGGGGGAGAATAGGGGTTTTCATTCGTATTAAGTTTAATATAATCAGTTGTTTGCGGTTGTTCTCCAGGTACATAACCTGGGGTTTGACGAACACATTCTCGAATAGGTAACATAGGCATAAGTTTAATGGTTATATTCTGTTAGTATAGCTTAAAATTAGTCAAAACTTTCTTAAGGAAAGATTAGAAAAATAATAAATATAAAATAGTTCGTTGAATAATTTTGCTGTCAATGATAACAAAATTTATAGCTTACTTTTAAACTATTGTAGGGGATTAAAAATGTATTTTACCCCTACTTTAATTAGGCCATTAAAACCCCTTTAGAACTAGGAATAGAATTAGTGCGACGAGGATCAATTTCTAAAGCCATTCTCATCGATCTAGCAAAAGCTTTAAAAGTTGCTTCAATGATATGATGAGAATTAACTCCATCTAATTGACGAATATGTAAAGTCATTTGACTATGATTAACAACTGCAACAAAAAATTCTCTCACTAATTGTGTATCATAATTTCCAACTCTTTGGGTAGGAATTTGTAGACCATAACTTAAATGAGGTCGTCCCGAAAAATCCAAAGAAACTTGAACTAAAGCTTCATCTAATGGGGCGATAAAATGACCAAAACGAACAATTCCTTTGCGCTCACCTAAAGCTTTTGCTAATGCTTGACCTAAAGTTATTCCTACATCTTCATTAGTATGATGATCATCAATATGAATGTCTCCTGTAGACTTAATTTCTAAGTCAATTAATCCATGAGAAGCAATTTGATGTAACATATGATCAAGAAAGGGAATTCCTGTCGCTGCATCACAGTTTCCTTGACCATCTAAATTCAAGGTTACTTGAACATCTGTTTCCTGAGTTGTGCGGCTAACGGAGGCGATTCTAGGAGCAAAAGATGGTATAATAAGAGGAGAAGAAGGGAGATGAGTATTTTGAGTTTGCATAGGTTCATCAGAAATGAATAGTCAGGACAACCTCTGTGAGTTTCCCTCTCTTCAGGATATCAAATTAGGGTTCAATTTGTTTCTCAAAAATTACAATAAATGAAAATTTAGTATAAGTAGGTAGACAAAATTAATTACACAAAATTTGTAGGGGCGGGTTTTTTACATAAATCAATGATTCTCAACAAAAAACTAGATAAACCCGCCCTTACTGCCTTTGTTAATCAACCATTACGA containing:
- a CDS encoding inositol monophosphatase family protein, with product MTNEQLATKIKLANKLAQASGDVIKKYFRQPNLVTETKIFERSSIVTIADREAEDAMVDLIRKEAPQDGIIREEGENIPSQNGYYWVLDPIDGTSSFVKGLPIFGTLIGLVNLDENITLLGCVNQPILQERWLGIKGHSPYLNGQVFENPYSQQIDSQIKDACLTSTTPLMFVTPRQQAIALELQKVCKRTAFGGDCYNYVSLATGWSSMPMVILESDLKYYDFCALIPIIEGVGAIITDWSGNPLNSQSTEVLATSNSMLHQQALKIIAQGTNV
- the hisC gene encoding histidinol-phosphate transaminase; translated protein: MLPIRECVRQTPGYVPGEQPQTTDYIKLNTNENPYSPPQEIFEGLQQELEKVRLYPDPVSTKLRKAAAQVFGVSPENILAGNGSDDILNIALRTFVNPGETVAFLDLTYSLYDTIARVHGSSIIEISLNHNLELDQPLICSEAKLIFLASPNPPVGKHLNREYLEKTCEEATGVVLIDEAYVDFSEDNHLDFIHKYDNVIISRTMSKSYSLAGMRVGFAIASPAIIEQMDKVRDSYNLDRLAQFLGAKAFEFQDYYQQIWQQVCQTRNRLITSLRNLEFLVFDSDSNFVLASPQWMTALDLYTKLKERKVLVRHFKHPLINNYVRITIGTNTQIDRLLEEIGNLKNDK
- the hisB gene encoding imidazoleglycerol-phosphate dehydratase HisB — protein: MQTQNTHLPSSPLIIPSFAPRIASVSRTTQETDVQVTLNLDGQGNCDAATGIPFLDHMLHQIASHGLIDLEIKSTGDIHIDDHHTNEDVGITLGQALAKALGERKGIVRFGHFIAPLDEALVQVSLDFSGRPHLSYGLQIPTQRVGNYDTQLVREFFVAVVNHSQMTLHIRQLDGVNSHHIIEATFKAFARSMRMALEIDPRRTNSIPSSKGVLMA